In Acidisarcina polymorpha, the DNA window TGGAAACCGCCTGCAGCATATCCCGAGAATCGCCATGGTCACTGCGTTTGGGCGCGATGATATACGCGCGCAGGCAGAGGAGATCGGGGTCGACAATTACCTGCTCAAGCCGGTCAGTCCGTCGCTTCTATACGACAGTCTGATGGACATGTTTTCGGTCGCCGTCGATGGGGAAGAGCAAGCGATCGCAGCCAAGGCCGCTCTACCCTCGGAAGACGCCAGTGGAGTCCGCATTCTGCTTGTCGAGGACAACGAGATGAACCAACAGATCGCGACCGAACTACTTGAGAGCGCGGGGGCAAAGGTGACGATTGCCAATCAGGGTGCGGAGGCCGTCAGGATCTTGACCAAGGGGGGTTCTCCTCCTCCCTTCGATGTTGTGTTCATGGACCTGCAGATGCCGGTTATGGACGGCATCACCGCGACCAAACTCATTCGGGCTGAAGCCGGACTGCAAAAGCTGCCGATCATTGCCATGACCGCGCATGCCCTGGTCGAGGAACGCCAGCGTTGTGTCGATGCGGGCATGAATGATCACGTCTCCAAACCGATCGATCCAGATGTGCTGTTTGCCACGCTGGCGCGCTGGACGAAGCCGCTTCATGGGAAATCTGCTCCAGGTGCAGAAACATCGAACGCTCCTGCGGATGGTCTGCTTGTCCCGGATATTCAAGATGTGGATGCTTCGGGGGGGCTGAAGCGAGTTGCCGGCAATAAGCGCCTTTATCGTGATCTACTCGCTCAGTTCGCGGAGAAGCAGGGAAATGCGGCCGATCAGATTATCCAGGCGCTTGAGACCGGAGACCGCCAGTCGGCTGAGCGAATCGCCCACACCGTCAAGGGAGTGGCAGGAAATCTCGGCATCCTCAAGGCGCAGGCTGCGGCGGCAGAGCTTGAAAAATCTCTCCGTGACAATCAGACTCCAACTCCAGCCAAGTTGAAGGAGTTTGCGTCACTACTGCAGTTGCAGACCGAGTCGATCAAGAAGGCCCTGGGCAGAACCGAACCCACGAAGCCGGCTGCTGCGGTGATCCAGGCCTTTGATCCGGTAGCTGTCAACGCCGCGATCGTGCGGCTGACAGAATTGCTTGAATCGAGTGATGCTGATGCCGAAGAAGCATTTGCCGCACTACAAGGCGCGTTAGCCGGGCAGGCTGAAGAGGCTGAACTCGAGCCTATCGGGGCCGCCATTCGGGAATTTGATTTTGACGCTGCTCTTGCGCGGCTGAGCAGAATCTCCGCGAAGTATGCGTCGATTCATCAGGTGGCCCAATGAACGCGGAATCAAGAAAAGTCATTCTGCTGGTCGATGACACACCGGCGAACATACAAATCGCGTTATCCATTCTCAAGGAGGATTACCAGGTGCGGGTCGCCACCAATGGGACTCGAGCCTTGGAATTGGCGGCGAGTGAACCGTTGCCCGATCTGGTCTTGCTCGATGTCATCATGCCCGGACTGGACGGCTTTGAGGTCTGTACCAGGCTTAAAGCCTCACCCGTCACCAATGACATCCCGGTAATTTTCCTCACCGGCCAAACCGAAATTGAAGACGAAACCAGAGGCTTTGATGTAGGCGGAGTCGACTACATCCATAAACCTTTTTCGCCAGCGGTAGTTAAGGCCAGAGTTCAGACGCACCTTGTGCTCCGGGGTATACGCGAGCAGCTGGCCCGGCAGTTGTCGACCATCAAAGCGGAGCTTGAGACCGCTCGGCAGATTCAGCTTTCCATTCTGCCGCGAAAGATGCCTGTCATTGACGGATTGGATGTCGCCGCCCGCTATCTACCGATGACCGAGGTCGCCGGCGATTTTTATGACTTTATCGTCGTCGATGAAAAGCGTCTAGGCATTCTGGTCGCGGACGTCTCGGGCCACGGCATGCCGTCGGCGCTCATCTCTTCCATGTTGAAGATTGCGCTTGCCGCGCAAAGACCGGTCGCCGCTGATCCGGCAGCCGTCCTGTTGGGGTTGAATCAAGCTCTCTACGGGAAATTCCAAGGCCACTTCGTCACGGCGGCTTACGTCTTTATCGATACTGAGAACAAAGTTCTGCAGTACGCTGGTGCGGGCCATCCACCATTGATGGTGAGGTCGCAGGCGGCGGGATGCACCAGCGAGTTCGAAGAGAACGGATTGATCCTGGGCGCGTTCCCTGGCGCCGCCTATACTTCGATCGAAGTCCCGCTCGGCTCGGGAGATTGGGCCGTCCTCTACACTGACGGGATACTGGAAACGACCAACGCAGCGCGCGTAGAGTTCGGTACGGGCGGTTTGAAAGTGTTTATGGAGCGGAGCAAGGACCTCGCCGCAGACGAGTTCGTGGACGGCCTGATGGCTGAAGTGGCCAACTATGGCGATCAGGCGAACGGACGCGGAAGGGAAGATGATCTCACCTTGATCGCCGTTCATTGCACCGGCAGCATATGATCTGACCGCCGTGGTTTCAGAAAATTCAATCGATGAGACCATGAATGCCTTAGTGACAGTTATAGTCGAGAGTTCATGAGGTAGGCCATGAAGCGGTTGGCGGCGTTCTTCTTATTGGCAGTCAGTGCGAACTTAGCATTTGCTCAGGCACACAGTTGGCAGCCGGATCTGACTCGCCAGCAGACCTATACTCTCCATCGAGCGTCGAGTTCCGATCCGACCGGGGGTAACGCGGATTATCGCGTGGTCGCTCCTGGAGCAGCGGTTACTGTGCTGGAGACAGATGGCCCCGGCATCATTTCGCATATCTGGTTCACGATCTCAGACGCCGAGTCCTACCATCTCAAACGGATTGTTTTACGCGCGTATTGGGACGGAGAAGATACTCCAAGCCTGGAGACGCCCATTGGAGACTTCTTCGGACTGGGACTTGGGATCTATAAGGATTGGGAGTCGGAGATGTTATCGGTCGGCAGTGTGAAAGCGCTGAACTGCTTCTTTCCCATGCCGTTCCGGCATCACGCCCGGATCACAGTTACGAATGAAGGCACCCGCCCCATATCGAATCTCTACTACAACATCGACTATCGAACTCAGATCGAGAAACTGCCCGCGGACACCGTGTACTTCCACGCACAATATCGACAGGCACAGCCGAACCATGGCTGGACCAGCGCCTGGAAGGAGAATGGGGAGGTACTCGTGAATAACAAACCCAACTTAGACGGAGCGGACAACTATGTCTGGATGGAAGCCGAGGGTCACGGTCAGTTTGTGGGGGTGACAATGTCAGTGCTGCAGAACCAGGATGGCTGGTGGGGAGAAGGCGACGACATGTTTTTCATCGACGGCGCGAAAACCCCCTCGATCTCGGGCACTGGGGCCGAGGACTACTTTCTAGGTGC includes these proteins:
- a CDS encoding PP2C family protein-serine/threonine phosphatase; the protein is MNAESRKVILLVDDTPANIQIALSILKEDYQVRVATNGTRALELAASEPLPDLVLLDVIMPGLDGFEVCTRLKASPVTNDIPVIFLTGQTEIEDETRGFDVGGVDYIHKPFSPAVVKARVQTHLVLRGIREQLARQLSTIKAELETARQIQLSILPRKMPVIDGLDVAARYLPMTEVAGDFYDFIVVDEKRLGILVADVSGHGMPSALISSMLKIALAAQRPVAADPAAVLLGLNQALYGKFQGHFVTAAYVFIDTENKVLQYAGAGHPPLMVRSQAAGCTSEFEENGLILGAFPGAAYTSIEVPLGSGDWAVLYTDGILETTNAARVEFGTGGLKVFMERSKDLAADEFVDGLMAEVANYGDQANGRGREDDLTLIAVHCTGSI
- a CDS encoding glycoside hydrolase family 172 protein, whose product is MKRLAAFFLLAVSANLAFAQAHSWQPDLTRQQTYTLHRASSSDPTGGNADYRVVAPGAAVTVLETDGPGIISHIWFTISDAESYHLKRIVLRAYWDGEDTPSLETPIGDFFGLGLGIYKDWESEMLSVGSVKALNCFFPMPFRHHARITVTNEGTRPISNLYYNIDYRTQIEKLPADTVYFHAQYRQAQPNHGWTSAWKENGEVLVNNKPNLDGADNYVWMEAEGHGQFVGVTMSVLQNQDGWWGEGDDMFFIDGAKTPSISGTGAEDYFLGAWGFGGEPFSFALYGAPILEQDLAGSRSSFYRFHLDSPIPFTKSFKATMEHGHANHRSDNFYSVAYWYQAEPHAAFPPLPPVEQRLPALQQVGGPGQAAQGTETK